The stretch of DNA AGGCGTTGGAATGCGAAGCCACCACCGGCTGCCTGCTGTGCTTTAACGCCTGCACCACAGTCCGGTCGTGGCTGTGCGACAGATCGATGATCATGCCCAGATCGTTCATGGCTTTGATCACCTCCACGCCGAAACCGGACAAACCGTCAAAAGCGGGATGTGCGTCGTTGCAAGAGATGCACCACTCGTTGCTGGCGGCATGGATGATCGTCATCAGCCGCACGCCGCGCTGATGCAGTTTTTCCAGATTCTTTAAATCCGCCTCAATGGCGTTGCCGTTTTCCACCGCCAGAATGGCGGCCACCTGACCTTTGGCCTGCGCGACCTCGATGTCCTCGCTGGTACGGCAATGCACGATCTGCTGAGGATACCGTGCCAGCTCCGCTTCAAAAGTATCGATCAACTTTTCCACCGCCTGGAAACGAAGGCCCGGTGGAAAGGAGGGCGGAAGATAGCAGGCGAACACCTGCACCCCCACTCCCGCCTCTTTGAGATAGGGCAGATTGACCTGTGCCCGGATATCGTTAAGATGGCTGCCCGTCAACCACAGCCCGATGGTGTCGCAATGCAGATCGCAGATGGGCGAGGCGACTGCGGCGGGAACCTGTCTTTTCATAGGTGTGTCGAAAACCCGTTAAGACCGTTTGATTTAAATCTTGCCGATTTGGTTTAATTTAAATAAATTCCAAATAAAAAGAAAAGGTTTTTACACGCTTGAATCTCTTTCGTCATTTAACTGCGAGGCAACCATGAAAAAATGGATGAAAGCCATGCAGCTCGCCCTGGTCATTCTGGCTTCGCCGGGATGGGCTCAGGTTCAAAAAACACACCTGGCCGTCACGCCCTTTGCCGCCCTCGGCGTTGACCCGGCCTCGACACAAACAGCCTATGCCCTGCTGCGCCAAGAGTTGGCCAAATCCGAGGAGCTGACGCTCATTGCCGAAGCGCAGATCAGCGAGGCGCTGCAGGAGCGCACCTGCTTTGAAACCGAGTGCGCCGTGGAACTGGGCAGAACCCTGTCCGCGGACCGGGTCCTGCTCTGCTCCCTCAACCGGCTGGGCGAAAAGGTCATCGTCCAATATCTGCTGGTGGATGTGGCCGGCGTGAAAAATCTGCTCAGCGACAACACCACCTCCAGCACCATCGAAGATCTAGAAACCGTGATGAAACGGATCGCACGCTGCGTGCTCACCCTGCGCCCTTTTGAGGAGTCCGGCCACGTGGGCCTCATCACCCAGCGGGAAACCTTAGAGCCGCGGCGCAAAAGCGCGCGCAAATACATGGGGCTCTCCTTCGGCTATCTCTATCCGCAACACGGCTATGATGAAGCGGACCGCCATTTTGCCGCCGACCTGCGCACCGGGTATGAGATGAGCCAGTTCACCGTCGGTTCCCAGTTGGCCATTCAACACGGATTTGCCTGGAACATCTATGGATCCTATCTGCTGACCGACACGGACGTATGCCCCTATGTGGGCGGCGCCCTCGGCTTTCACTGGGTGTCCCATGAAAATCCGTCGCATTGGGTGTATGAAAACAATCAGTATTATGAGGAGGACCGACAAGAGGGCGATGGGTTCGAGGTACGCCTGCACGCCGGCGCGCGTTTTTTCAGAACCTATAATTTCCAGGTGCTGCTGAATCTGGACTATGCAATCTCTTTCAACGATTTCGACGACCGCGCCATCGTCCTGACCATCGGGCTGCTGCGCTAGCCGCTTATAAAAGAGGTCTTGTGCCCCTGTCCGATGAGCTGAAAGCCTTTATCGTTCAGCGTGCCCACACGCTGGGCTTTGCCCAGGTGGGCGTTGCCCGGGCGGAACCGTTGCCGGCCCAGGGCCTGCTCGCCTGGCTGCATGCGGGATTGCACGGCGGAATCACGTATATGGACCGTGATCCCGATCTGCGTCTGGATCCGCGAATGCTGTTGCCCGGAGCAGCATCGGTCATCGTCCTGTCGTCGAATTATTATTTTCCGGTCGAGGATAAAAAGGATTCGGCCCGAGGGATTATCGCACGTTACGCACGCGGCGATGATTATCATACGGTGCTGAGCGCCAAACTCCGTCAATTGGTTCAGGAGATCCGTAAACATGCGCCGGCGGCCCAGACCCGTATCGCCGTGGACTCGGCCCCTGTGCTTGAAAAAGAATGGGCCCACCGCAGCGGCATCGGCTGGAGGGGCAAACATAGCTGCATCATCAGCCCGCCGTACGGATCGTGGATCTTTCTCTCCGAGATCATCCTGGACCTGGAATTGCCCGCGGACCAGCCGATGGAAGAACGTTGCGGTTCATGCCGGCTCTGCCTGGATGCCTGTCCCACCGGCGCGCTGATCCGACCCTATGTGGTGGACAGCCGAAAATGCATCTCCGCTATCACTCAGTTGAAACCGGATCAGCCGATCCCCATCGAACACCAGGCGGCAATGGGCAATCACCTCTTCGGCTGCGACCTTTGCCAGGCGATCTGCCCCTGGAATCAAGGGCAGTTACCACCGACCACAGAGGCCGGGTTTTCCCCCCGCCCCTATTTCACTAATCCATTATTGACAGATCTGGCGGGCTGGGATGAAGCACAATTCCTGCAGCGGACCAGCCGATCGCCGATTAAAAAAGTGAAATATGCGGGATTTATGCGCAATGTACAGGTGGCCTTAAGGAATGGAAAGCAGCTCTAAAGCAGCGATGATATGTGTACGCCCAGAGTGGATGCGGTGACACCGGATCAAAAAGCGTCCGGATACTCAGCCGGCCAGCTACGATCCCATCTCTTTCCATTCCGCCTGTCGCGAAGAAAATAAAAAGACAGGGCCGCCGGCTCTTAAAACGCTTATTGGCGCAGCACCATAGCAACGGCGCGGTTTATTCGAACCGCGCCGTTGCCGTCTGGAACCGTCCCTCAAGATCGCGTACCGCTTGCACGGAATCTCTTGTTTATTCGACCCGCAACACCTTTTGCCTTTTTGCCGGCCTTGCCTACGCCTTCAGCTCAGAGGTGCAGTTTGGGCAACGGACGGCTTTGATGGCAATGGTCGACAGACAATAGGGACACTCTTTGGTGGTGGGCGCAGCAGCCGGTGCCTCCGGCTGGCGTTTCAGCTTGTTGATCCAGCGGATCACCATAAAAATCGCGAACGCGATGATTAAAAAATTGATGACGGAATTGATGAACATTCCGTAATTGATCGTCACGGCGCCTGCGCTCTTGGCCTGGGCAAGGGTGGCATTGGCGGGCAGCTCAGCCCCCTGCTTGAGAACGAGAAAAAGATTCGAAAAGTCCACGTTGCCGAGCAGCAGCCCGATGGGCGGCATCAACACGTCGTTCACCAAAGAGCCGACGAT from bacterium encodes:
- the queG gene encoding tRNA epoxyqueuosine(34) reductase QueG; this encodes MPLSDELKAFIVQRAHTLGFAQVGVARAEPLPAQGLLAWLHAGLHGGITYMDRDPDLRLDPRMLLPGAASVIVLSSNYYFPVEDKKDSARGIIARYARGDDYHTVLSAKLRQLVQEIRKHAPAAQTRIAVDSAPVLEKEWAHRSGIGWRGKHSCIISPPYGSWIFLSEIILDLELPADQPMEERCGSCRLCLDACPTGALIRPYVVDSRKCISAITQLKPDQPIPIEHQAAMGNHLFGCDLCQAICPWNQGQLPPTTEAGFSPRPYFTNPLLTDLAGWDEAQFLQRTSRSPIKKVKYAGFMRNVQVALRNGKQL
- the mscL gene encoding large conductance mechanosensitive channel protein MscL, with the protein product MLKEFKEFAMRGNVMDMAVGIIIGAAFGSIVGSLVNDVLMPPIGLLLGNVDFSNLFLVLKQGAELPANATLAQAKSAGAVTINYGMFINSVINFLIIAFAIFMVIRWINKLKRQPEAPAAAPTTKECPYCLSTIAIKAVRCPNCTSELKA